The Desulfofundulus salinus genome includes the window AGGACACCCGCATTGACTCCGCCGTTCTAGGCCTGGTGTTCCCCTTTGGGGTCCTCGAACCTGAACATCCCTTAATGGATGAAACCATAAAAAGTATAGCCCGGGTACTGGGCAACAACCGGGTAGGGGGCATTCATCGCTATGAATGGGACGGTTACCGCGGCGGAAACCCCTGGATATTAACTACCCTCTGGTTGGGAATCGTCCACGCCCTGCGGGGTGATCAGGATGCTGCCCGCGCCCTTTACCGCTGGGCACTGGATAATGCCGGCCCCACCGGTCTGTTGCCCGAACAGGTGGACAAAGAACGGGGCGGGCCGGCCTGGGTAATACCTCTGGGCTGGTCCCACGCCATGTTTATCCTCCTCCACCTCGCCCTGCAGGGAAAACTTTCGTTTGCGAAAGAAAAGTAGATGACGCTTTCAGCGACACCAACAGAGGATGAAAGCGGCCGCTGTTTTGCACGAAGCATTTTGGGGTGTTTTACAAAAGAGGTGAGCTATGTTGCGGGGAGAAGTAGAGCAGTTAAGACACATCCCCCTTTTTGCCGGGCTTTCCGATGAACAACTGGCGGAAATTGCCCGCTTAATCCTGGACAGAAAATACCGCAAGGGGCACATTATTTTTATGGAGGGGGAGCCCGGGGAAGCGGTTTATCTTTTAAAATCCGGACGGGTCAAAATCTACAAACAGGATGAGGAAGGGCGGGAGCATATCCTGCACTATATCAACCCGGGCGAGGTTTTTGCCGAAGTGGTCCTCTTTGATGGCGGGGAATACCCGGCCTGCGCCGAAGTGGTGGAAGATGCCCACGTGGGGCTGATCCGCAACCGGGACATGGACGTCCTTATCTTAAAAAACCCTTCCATCGCCCTGGCCCTGCTGAAGATTATGGCCCGGCGCTTAAGGGTATCCCAGCGACAGATCATGGAGCTGGCCTTAAAGGATACCACCCGCCGCCTGGCCAGTGTGCTCCTGGAACTGGCCCTGGAACACGGTGAACCGGAAGATAATGGTATCCGTATCACCATGCCCCTGACCAACCAGGAACTGGCCAACCTGGTAGGCACCTCCCGGGAGACGGCCAACCGTATCCTCGGTGAATTACGCCGGGATAAAGCCGTTGCCGTTACCCGCCAGGGCATTGTGGTGTTTAAGGAACGTTTGAAAACCTGGCTTTAATAAAGGATTGTATGATGACCGGTAACCAGGAGGACCATGGTAGATGCTTTACCCGGAGGTTAAAATGGTCCTGCCCGGGATGGCTGCTGAAGTGGCAAAGCAAATAGAAAAACTCCCGGGTCTTGATCCCAGGAGTTAATGAGAACCTTAACCGTAAGGCCACTTTTATACCGGGTGGGATTTCTGTTCATTGATTATTCCCTGCTAACGGGGCGGCCCTGCTCATCCCAGCCCCGCAGCCGGTAATAATCGGCAAGCATCTGGCTGAAATTTTCTTCCGGGAGAACGTCCCCGTTTTCCAGCGGCTCTTTAAAGAAGCGGGGAGGTAGGATGTCGTCATCCCGGGTCAGGCCCTGCTGAATGTTAAATTGCCGGGTGGCCGACACTATCCGTTTGGCCATGCGGCGCAGCTGGCCTTCATCCACGCCCAGGCCCGTGGTGGCGTTGACCAGCCTGACCAGGTCTTCCCACAGGACCAGGTCCCGGTAAAAACGGCAGAGAATCAGGGCATCGTAAATGGCCAGCCGGTCCTCATAATCGATCAAGAGCTCCGCCTTCCCCTCCGTGGTTTTGGGGTCAATCAACCCGGCCAGCTCGGGCTTGTAGAATGTAGCCCGCAGGTGGCAGGCCCCCCGCGGGGAGGTGGCATAGGAGAGGCCCATGCCGTGCAGCACCCGGGGATCGTAGCCGGCCGGTTCCATCCCCTTGACATGGATGGCCAGGTCACCCAGGCCCAGCTTCTCCGCCGCCGTGCGGATGCCTTCGGCCAGGAGGTCGCCCACTCCTTCGCGCCGGGCTATCTGGTGCAACATTTTGGCTACGCCTTCCACATCCCCGTATTTCACGTCTACATCCAGGACGCCTTTTTCGGCGGCCGTGATGGCAAAGGCCACCATGTTGCCCGCGCTGATGGTGTCCAGGCCCAGGCGGTCGCAGAGGTCGTTCAGGTAGACGATTTCGGCCAGATCTTTAATGCAGCAGAGCCCACCGAAGGAATAAATGGTTTCGTATTCCGGGCCTTCCACCGCAAGCCCTTTGTGCCTCCCCCTGGTCACCCGTGTGAGCTTACCGCAGATCAACAGGCATGGGCGGCAGGCTCGAGGCTGCACTTCAAAGTTTTCGACCAGGTAGTCGCCGGTAAGGGACTCCCATCCGGGCAGGGTTCCCCGGCTCCAGTACCTGGCCGGAAAAGCGCCCACGGAATTCATCAGCGACACCATCTGGGGAGTACCGTATTTGCGGTAGCCCAGTACTCCGGGGTTGTCCTTTGCCTTTTGGGTTAGCTCCGTCAAATATTGTTTCAGCCCTGCCGGGTCGGCCAGCTCGCAGCTGACTTTACCATGGAAAACAATGGCCTTTAATTTTTTGGACCCCATAACGGCGCCCATGCCGGTTCGCCCGGCAGAACGCCAGTAGTTGTTTTCAATGCAGGCGTAGCGGACCAGGTTTTCGCCGGCCGGGCCGATGACCACCGCCTGGGCGTCCTTGCCCCCCACCTCGGCCAGGGCCATATCTTCGGCAGCGTAGCAGTCAAGGCCCCATAGTTTGGTGGCATCCCGGAAAGCGACACCTTTATCGCTGATTTCCAGCAGGGTGGGCCTATCTGCCCGGCCCTGGATGACAACGGCATCGTAACCGGTTTTCTTCATCACCGCCCCCACGTTGCCGCCAGAGTAGGACTCACCGTAAAAACCGGTGAGAGGCGACCGGGCAAAGACTCCAAAACGGTTGGAACCGGGCATGGCCGTTCCTGTGGCGGGGCCGGTGGTGAAAATGAGGCAGTTTTGCGGTCCCAGCGGATCGGCCCCGGGCGGGATGTTCTGGAGCATCAGGTAAGTGCCTAACCCTTTACCACCCAGGTATGCGGCCAGTACTTCATCCGGAATTTCCTCCACCTGCCATTCCCTGGTTGAAAGATCAACCCGGAGCAAACGTCCGTAAAAGCCTTTCATTTACCTGTCTTCCCTTCTCGCCTTTTAAAAGACCACAATAAGTTCCCCAAACTCCTAAATTTAAGATATATGCTTTTGAATGGTCTCTACATTTCCATAGCCATCTGTTTTGATCATGTTTACCAACTCGTCCATAGTTTTAGCGACCTTTACTCCAGCTTTTTTTAATCTCTCCATTTTTGATGCAGCAGTTCCTTTGCCCTTTTGTACTATGGCACCGGCATGGCCCATCCTTTTCCCTTGAGGTGCAAGCTGTCCTCCAATAAAAGCATACACCTGTTTAGGATAGTTAGTTTTCTCTATATACTCGGCGACTAATTCTTCGTTGCTTCCTCCGATTTCACCGATAAGAACAATTGCCTTTGTCTCGTCATCATCTTTAAATAACTCCAGTGCTTCAACTGCTGTAAGACCATTCACCGGGTCCCCGCCAATCCCTATACAGGTGGATTGGCCTATGCCGTTATAAGTTAAATTTGATGAAATTTCATGAGTCATGGTCCCACTTCTGGATATAACACCAATATTTCCCTGGCTGTAGATATAGCCAGGCATTATTCCCACTTTTGATTTTCCAGGGCTGATAATGCCAATGGTGTTGGGTCCTATAACTATCGTCCCATATTCCTTGGCTAACCATTTAATCTTTAAAGTATCATGAACAGGAACATGCTCCGTTACTATAACTACTAAAGGTATCCCATTTTCAATTGCCTCTTCAGCAGCAGATAAAACTCCTGGCGGAGGCACCATAATTAATGAAGCATTAATATCGGGATGCTGTTCCAATGCTTCTTTTACTGTATCATAGACAGGCACGCCATAAACTTCACTTCCACCTTTGCCAGGAGTCACTCCTGCCAGTACTTTTGCATTATACTCCAGCATCAATTTAGTATGATGAGAGCCGTGTTTACCTGTTATTCCTTGAATAACTACTTTGGTATTTTCATCAACCAACACTGACATTTCCGGCACTCCTCTCACGAACCAGTTTCATCAATAATTCAGCGGCTTCATCAGTAGAACCGTATTTTATCAAAGGCACGTTATACTTTTCCAGCAGCTTCCAGCCTTCTTCCTGATGGTGACCCCTCATTTTGACAACTATAGGTATATCGACCTTATGTTTTTCTAAGACATCAACAATGCCCTGGGCCATAATAGCGCAGTTATTGATTCCCCCAAATAAATTTGCAATTACTCCCTTAACTCCGGGTGTCTTCAATACTACCTCTAAGGCCTTTGCCATTCTCTCCCTCGTTACACCACCGCCGGTGTCCAAAAAGTTGGCCGGGATACCTCCATGGTGGTAAATTGTGTCCATGGTAGCTAATCCAACACCGGCGCCACCACCAATAATTCCTATATAGCCATTATTCTCCAGGAGGACAAATGGAAATCCTGCTTCTTTTGCTTCTTTTTCTAAAGGCTTCAGATTTTCATTTAACCTTTCCCATGGCAGATCCGGATGCCTGTAGCTGGAAGAATCATCAACAACCAACTTAGAATCCGCAGCAATTATTTCATTATCGCCAGTTATCACTAGCGGGTTAATTTCTACAGTAGTGGCATCATAATCGAAATACACCCTGACTAGACCATACAAAATCTTTCCGGCCTGAACAAGCTGCTTTCCATGAAAACCAAGCTGCCGCATAAAGTCATTCGCCTGATGAATTTTAAAGGGTTTTAAAACTTCTAAAGGCTGCTTAACAATTTTTTCCGGGTGCTTTTCTGCAACCTCCTCGATATCCATTCCGCCTTCTGCACAACCAATAATAACCGGCTTTTGCAATTCAGGATCCAGGGTAATGCCCAAATACAATTCTTTGGCAATATTAATCTTTTCCTCAACCAGTAATAATTTAACTGTTTCTCCCTTTACTTCCTTTCCAAGTAACTGCTCAGCAAGAGCCTTTGCCTCATCAGGAGTTTTTGCAAACTTAACTACTCCAGCCTTCCCCCTCCCGCCGGAAGAGATCTGAGCCTTTAGAACTACTTCACTGCCAATTTTCTCTGCTGCTTCTTTGGCTTCCTCCGGGGTTGTAGCTTTTTCACCACGGGGAATAGGGATACCATAAGATTTAAAAATTGCTTTTCCTTCAATCTCATACAAAAGCATTATTGACTCCCTCCGTCAGCTATTCTTCAGGCCTTCGAGCATTTTCTGGGCAATTATTTCGGCAACACGGTTTTGGGCTTCAACAGTCCAGGCACCCAAATGAGGGGTAATTAAGAAATTATCTAAATCAAACAATTTGATATGTTTTACGGGTTTTTCCGGGGGTGGTTCATCTTCTAAAACATCACATCCTACACCGGCAAGCTTACCGTTTTTAAGAGCCTCATAAGCAGCCTCCTCATCGAGAACCCCACCCCGGCTCATGTTCACAATATAGGCACCGTCTTTCATTTTTTTAATCTGATCGTACGATATCAAATGATATGTTTCTTTAGTCAAGGGAACGTGGATTGTAATTATGTCTGCAGTTGCAAACAACTCATCCAAAGTCATTAACCGTATGTCGGCGGGTAAGGCATCCTGGGTTACATACGGGTCATACGCAACAACCTGCATTTTGAAGGCACGGGCAATTTCAGCAACACGTAAACCTATTTTTCCTACTCCTATAATCCCAATGGTTTTCCCGGACAACTCATTGCCCATAAATAGGTATTTATTCCAGCAGCCTTCCTCCTTCACCTTTTTACTCGCAGCGTAAATGCGCCTGCTTAAAGCTAAAATATGAGCAAAAGTTAATTCAGCGACTGAATCCATATTGCCGCCAGGAACATTATATACTTTAATATTTTTCTTTTTCGCATACTCAACATCTATATGGTTTAGTCCAGCGCCGGGCATTCCAATTACTTTAAGCTTTTTGGCCTTATCAATAATTTCTTTATCAATCGGAGTATTTACCCTCACAAGAACTGCATCGTAGTCTTCAATAACTTTTAACAACCCGGCTTTATCAATATCAAAAGCCTTTGTTACTTCACATTCTTTTTCAAGAATTTTAATACCGACCTCTTCTAAAGGATCAGCAAGTAAAACCTTATACATTATTTCACCCCTTAGCTCTTATTTTCAAAACTCTCTTGGAGTTTTAGTAATTGCGCTGACAAGTCAGGGATATTTTCCTTTTTCACAAACTCACCAATTATAAATTTTCCTTCTAATTCTTGCTCAGACATATCCTGGGCTTTTTTTATACTAACTGACTGTTCCTTAACCCAGTTATACAAAACACTGGGATTACGGAATTTATTCTTTCTTCCGTATTGAACGGGACAAGGTGAAAGAACCTCGATAAAGGAAAAACCTTTATGTTCAATTGCCTTTTTAATGGCTTTTGTCAACGGCACGGGATGCATTACGGTCCACCGTTCCACATGGGTAGCACCTGCCGCTTCGGCTAAGCGACAAAGGTCAAAAGGTCTTTCAATATTCCCATAGGGCGAAGTGGATGCATATTTTCCCTCGGGGGTAGTGGGGGCTACCTGACCGCCCGTTCGACCGAAGATCATATTGTTTGAACAAATGGTAATTAAATCTACATTACGCCTTGCGGCATGGATAAAATGGTTGCCACCAATGGCCGCCAGGTCTCCATCACCCGTAAGGGCAAAAACTTTCAATTTCGGGTTCATTAATTTTAACCCGGTTGCCATGGGTAGGGCTCTCCCGTGTGTAGTGTGCAACCAGTCAGCATTTATATAATTGCCTGTAAGGCCCCAGCATCCTATACCCGTTACAAAGCTGGTTTCATCGATATCTATTCCCAATTCGTCTATGGCCCGGATAATAGCCGCCAATATAAGTCCATTGCCACAACCAGGGCACCAAATATGGGGTAAAAACTGCTTACGCATGTATTTAAATGCCGGATGCTGCCGTACAACCTCACTCATTTTCATTCACCGCCTTTTCAATGGAAGCCAGTATTTCACCTGGTGTATGGTAGGCGCCCCCAATTTTGGGCAAATGATTAACCTGCACTCCATAGGGGTCTACAACGCGTTTTACTTCCCTAAGTAATTTACCAGTATTCATTTCAGCGACTAACATTTTTTTAGTAGCCCCTGCCACCTCAATTAACTGCTCATCGGCAAATGGCCAGATGGTAATCAACCGGAAATAACCAGCCTTAATACCTTTCTGTCGGGCCATTTTGACCGCTTCCAGGGCGGAGCGGGAAACGCAACCGCAAGATACTACAACCAGTTCAGCATCGTCCAGGAACAAGCCCTCTGTTTTAACAATGTCCTTTTTAGCATTTAGTATTTTGTTGCATAACCTGTTTATTAGCTGGGTGTGAAGGGCTGCATCAGTTTGGTTTGTTCTACCTGTTGCATCATGGGTGTTGTTTTCAACCATTACTTTAAATCCATCCCCAAATTTTGCCATGGGAGGTATGCCGTCGTCATCAGGCTTCCAGGGCAGGAAGTGTTCCTTATCTTCTGGCCTCGGCCTTTTTCTCTCAATTATATCTAACGTTTCGGGTATATAAATGTTTTCCCTCATATGGGCTATAATTTCGTCACTCAAAAGAATGACGGGAGTCCTGTACTTCTCCGCTAAATTAAACGCTTCTATCGTTTTATCATATAATTCCTGCACTGAATTGGGATAAATGACTATTAATTCATAGTCGCCATGACTCCCCCATTTGGCCTGCATTAGATCTCCCTGGGCCGCCCTGGTTGCCTGACCAGAACTGGGTCCACTGCGCTGCACATCCACAATTACGCAGGGTGTTTCCGTCATAACCGCCATACCTATGTTCTCCTGCATCAGTGAGAAACCAGGTCCTGAGGTAGCAGTCATGGCTTTTGCGCCGGCCCATGAAGCGCCAATCACTGCGCTGAGGGATGCCAACTCGTCTTCCATCTGTATAAAAATGCCCTTTTCCTGCGGCATCCTTATGGCCATGGTTTCGGCTATCTCTGAGGCAGGGGTAATAGGGTACCCGGCAAAAAAGCGGCAACCCGCAGCGATTGCAGCCTCTACCACTGCCTCATTTCCCTGTAAAAATTGACGACCGCTAATTCTCATTGCCGCCCCTCCTCCCCATAATTTCTTTCACGGCTCTAAAACCTTCCCTGGCTGCGTTCATATTCAGTTCTTTGGCATACGCAGGAACACTGGCTTCAATAATTTTCAACAGTGATTCAAGGGAAACGATATTCGAGGCCGCAGAAACAGCCCCCAACATCACCATGTTCGCGGCTATTTTGTTACCCATATCCGTTGCAATTTTAGTTGCCCGAACCGGGTAGGGCGTAAAACTTCCGCTCAGGTTCAGCTGCACTAAATCCGCATCATATATAATGATGGAATTGTCCTTGATTTCAGAGCCGTACTTCTCTGCTGCTTCCTGAGACATTAAAACGAGCAAATCAGTTTTATCCACTTTAGGGTAATCGATTTTCTCCTCCGAAATGACAACCTCCGATTTTGCCGCTCCCCCACGACTGTCCGGTCCATAGAGTTGAGTTTGGACGGCGTTTTTCCCTTCTTCTATGCTGGCGGCTTTAGCTAAAATTACTCCGGCAAGTACGACACCCTGTCCACCAAAACCACCAAATCTAATCTCGTACTTTGGCAATTTAAGCGTCGCCTCCCTTAACTGTCATTACCTGAATGCTATGGGGTAATACCACAACTTTGGCATCCTCGCCGAAACGCTCTAATCCATAATTTAAAGCCTCTTGCAAACTGGCCATTGCCTTCATATGCATATCCTGGACTATGTCAGGAGTTTTAGAATTGGTAATGATCAGGTCAGCATGTTTTAGGGTTAAGGCAAGCAGGTATGCCCTTTGACCACCGGCAGGGTAACCGTTTGCCCTGATGTTATCAATTAGCTCAACTATGTTCGACGCTTTACTCATAAGATCGTAAAACCGTTTTTCTCCCAGCCCTTCACCTGCTCCCTCTTCAGTTTGGGCGGGCGTTATAATCAAACCACCTCTTTTTACAGAGGGGAATTGACTAAAGGCAATACAACTGGCGCCCCTTGTGGCCTGATATAAATTGGTATCTTTGGGGAAACCAACGCCGGCAATGGCAATGTCCGCCTGTCCGGCAATTTCCACTTCGTAGATATCCCGGGCCATTTCTACTCCCCGGTAAAAGGCCTCCCTGAAGTCACCTGCTACAATGCCTGCTATCTCTGCCCTGTCGTTTAATACCGCATTGACAATAAAACCCAGCCCGGCCATTTCAGCTATTTCCATGGCATTTTCGTGAAAAATGTTTCCACTTAAATTGCCTAACTTTGTTTGCGGGTGGTCAAAAACTGCGGGGCGGTGTTGAAACATTATTGTTTCTTCCCCCGCTACCCCAATGGCAATACTTTTGCGGCCCCCGCTAAAACCGGCAAAAAAGTGCGGTTCAATTATTCCTGTACTAATGACCAGATCGGCCTGCAAAACAAGTTTATTCACCCATACGGGGCAACCGTATTTCGTTTTACCTAAATATGTCAAACCCGAATCGTCATACCCCACGTGGTTAACTACCTTAATATTTTCAACGATCTGGCTGCCAAGTTTTTCAACCAGCTCATCTTCTGTGTTTGGGCGGTGAAGCCCGGTAGCAACTAAAATAGTGATATTTTCTGTCTTCACCCCTGCATTCTGTAATTCTTCAATTACGGGTGGCAGCAATAGGGAATCAGGGCATGGCCTGGTAATATCAGTAACAACAATGGTCACCCTTTTTTTCCCCTTTGCCAGCTCAATCAGGGGTTTACTGTTAATCGGGCTTTTGAGCGCCTGTTTAATTACGGTTAAAGGATCACTAAGAGGCCGTACGGGTTTTGGCTCCAAAATTCCTAAAAGATTTTTATCGGGGATGTCAACTGTTATTTCGTTTTTATGAAAAGGAATACTTAAAACCGCCATGTTGCTAACCCCTTATTTAGTTTAATAATTTGCGGCAAGAGATAACCCGTAATTAACGGCTTTGAGGTTTAAATCTACTGTTTTGGATGGAACGGATTTTTCAACTGCCTGCCTCAATGCATCATCAGACACGACTTTTGTAATTCTGTTAATAACCCCCAACATAACCATATTTGCAACCAGTTTTAACCCGAATTCATCTACTGTATATTTAGTTACAGGAATCGCATAGAGCCGTTCGGGCTGAACATCTTTTAACTGAACCATGCTTGAATCAACAAAAGCATAATCGAAAGGCTTTCCATATAAGTACTTGTCATAAGCTTCTTGAGACATGGCAACTACGATATTCGGTTTGGTTACAAGCAGGGTGTCTATTTCCTCGTCCGAGATTACCAGGTCGGAACGGGCGGCCCCACCCCTTGCTTCGGGGCCGTATGATTGAGTGTGTGCAGCATTTTTCCCATCTAAGATTGCGGCCAATCCCAGTACAACACCGGCAAGCATAACACCTTGTCCACCAAAGCCGGAAATTCTGCATTCAATGCGGCTCACTAATTGGCACCTCCCGATTGCCTGGCTTCTTCTGCAATTGATCGAAGTACCTCGGTAAATTCAGGTAATTCCCTGTCAATAAATTCACCGACTGGAATTTGATCCCCATTAAAACTTTGCAGGCCCTCTGGTCCGTTGTATGTTTTTGACGCTTTTTTAAACCACCGCACCATCTCTGATGCATTCTTATAACCAAGGCGACGGCCAAATTGCGTGGGACACTGACTGATCACATCTATAAAAGCAAACCCTTTTTTCGATAAGCCCTTAGCTATGGATTTTTTCAGTTGCACCGGGTGGGCTGTGGTCCATCGGGCTACAAAACTGGCTCCACACGCTTCCACTAACTTGCACAGGTCAAAGGGCGGTTCGGGATTCCCATACGGGCTGGTCATGGTGTAGGCCTTGAACGGGGTTGTTGGAGATAACTGTCCACCCGTCATGCCATAGTTGCTGTTGTTTATACAAATGACCAGCATATCAATGTTCCGCCTTGCGGCATGGATCAAATGATTGCCCCCAATTGCCGCGCTGTCCCCGTCTCCTGTAAATACAATTACCTTTAAATCAGGACGACCGATTTTTACACCTGTGGCATAGGCAATGGGCCGCCCGTGATTTGTATGAAAGACGTCAACGTTAAAGGGCGGCGCAATCCAGCCATTGCAACCGCTGCCGGAAAGCAGGACAAATTCATCTAAGTTATGATTGCTTTCCAACATTGCTTCTAAAGTACAGCGAAGTATGATACCGCTACCGCATCCCGGACAGAATATAAATGGCAACTCATTTTCTCTTATATACTTTAATAATGGGTGTCTCATGAAATCACCTCTTTTACAGGTCTTAAAATCTCATCAATGCTGTGCATTTCTCCGCCAATTTTCGTTATTGAAATAATATCGTCCACAAGGTCCCGGCATGCCCGCTGTACTTCCAGGTACATTTGCCCCAAATTATTCTCAACAACGAACAATGCCTTTAAATTACGGGCTAGATTTCTTATATAGGCTTCATGAAATGGCCAAATTGTTTTTAGTCTAATATAACCGAGTTTTATACCCTGATTTCTCGCTTGTTTAACTGCTCCCAGTGAAGAACGCGCTGCGGAACCATAAGAAACAATAGCAGCCTCTGCATCTTCCATAAATCTCGCATCGATTTCCGCAATATCTTCAACATTATTATTTATTTTAGCGCACAACCTGCGTATTAATTTGTCGTGTGCTTCAGGAATGTGTGCGGCCCTTCGTCCTGTTTCATCATGCGTTTGTGGTTCAACCAGTATGCGGTAGCCTTCACCCAATGAGGCCATTGGAGGAATCATATCATCATCCGGCTGAAAAGTTTTATATTCTCCCGGCGGTAGAAGCGGCTTTTTGCGATTGATTATTTTAATTTCTTCTTGATCCCGAATTATGACTTTTTCTCGAGCATGTCCCAGGATTTCATCCGATAAAACAATTACGGGCACACGATATTTTTCCGCCAAATTAAACGCCCGAATAGTTAAATCAAACATTTCCTGTCCTGAATAAGGAGCCAAAGCAATGATTTCATAATCGCCGTGGCTGCCCCAGCGGCTCTGCATGATATCACTTTGCGAAGATTTAGTGGCCTGACCGATAGCCGGTCCTCCCCTTTGAACATTAACTATAACACAAGGCGCCTCTTCCATAACAGCATTTCCCAGGTTTTCCTGCATCAATGTAAAGCCGGGGCCAGAAGTTGCCGTCATTACTTTTAGCCCGGTATAAGAAGCACCTATCAGCGAGGCCATTGAGCCAATCTCATCTTCCATCTGAACATAATAGCCGCCAACTTTAGGTAATTCCCTTGACATAAATTCTGCAATTTCAGTTGAAGGGGTAATGGGATACCCGGCAAAAAACCTGCAACCTGCGGCCAGCGCTCCTTTGGCGCACGCTATATTTCCTTGGATGAACTCTACTTTCCCCTTCATTGACTTCATGCCCCCCTGGATTCTAAAGTAGAATCTTCAGCTATAAAGATGGCAAAATCGGGACAGAATAACGTGCATGTACCGCAGAGGATGCATTTTTCATCGTCAACTACGGGAGGAAAAACTCCTTTTTTGTTCATAGTAGTGCTTGGTTTAAGGGCTTCCTTAGGGCAAAAGTCAATGCAAAGGCTACATCCTTTACAAAGGGAAGCGTCGACGTAAATTTTGCCATTTTTTCTGTTCAATTTTTGAAAACCCCCTCGCAATTTTTTATGAATCAGATCCTGGGTGGGGAAACCCCACCCAGGACTTTTAATTAGCTACTTTTGCTTTAGAATTTTTTCAAACTCTTTCTCCTGCTCATCGTAATACTTAAGCATGGCCTCTCCATCTTCAGACATCCAACCGCTGCCCTGCGTCTTCAAGAAATCCTTGTATTTTTGTGATGCTGCTGCCTTGGCAAATGCCTCATATAAAACCTTGATTCTGTCCTGGGGAGTTCCTTTTGGAGCAATAATAGCCCTGGTAGTTGTCACTGAGAGATCATATCCCAGTTCCTTAAATGTAGGAATGTCAGGGAACGACTCCAGGCGTTCATCGGACATAACGGCTAAAATTTTCAGTTTACCCGCCTGAACCTGTGCATTCATTTCCAGGGGACTGGCAGTGACGGCATCAATTTTACCTCCTGCTGCCTGTACAACCGGCTGTGCACCGCCTCCACCTGCAGGTACAACATTCCATTGAACACCCAGAACTGGCATCGCCGCATGAGTAGCGATATTCCAGATTCCTCC containing:
- a CDS encoding Crp/Fnr family transcriptional regulator; its protein translation is MLRGEVEQLRHIPLFAGLSDEQLAEIARLILDRKYRKGHIIFMEGEPGEAVYLLKSGRVKIYKQDEEGREHILHYINPGEVFAEVVLFDGGEYPACAEVVEDAHVGLIRNRDMDVLILKNPSIALALLKIMARRLRVSQRQIMELALKDTTRRLASVLLELALEHGEPEDNGIRITMPLTNQELANLVGTSRETANRILGELRRDKAVAVTRQGIVVFKERLKTWL
- a CDS encoding aldehyde ferredoxin oxidoreductase family protein codes for the protein MKGFYGRLLRVDLSTREWQVEEIPDEVLAAYLGGKGLGTYLMLQNIPPGADPLGPQNCLIFTTGPATGTAMPGSNRFGVFARSPLTGFYGESYSGGNVGAVMKKTGYDAVVIQGRADRPTLLEISDKGVAFRDATKLWGLDCYAAEDMALAEVGGKDAQAVVIGPAGENLVRYACIENNYWRSAGRTGMGAVMGSKKLKAIVFHGKVSCELADPAGLKQYLTELTQKAKDNPGVLGYRKYGTPQMVSLMNSVGAFPARYWSRGTLPGWESLTGDYLVENFEVQPRACRPCLLICGKLTRVTRGRHKGLAVEGPEYETIYSFGGLCCIKDLAEIVYLNDLCDRLGLDTISAGNMVAFAITAAEKGVLDVDVKYGDVEGVAKMLHQIARREGVGDLLAEGIRTAAEKLGLGDLAIHVKGMEPAGYDPRVLHGMGLSYATSPRGACHLRATFYKPELAGLIDPKTTEGKAELLIDYEDRLAIYDALILCRFYRDLVLWEDLVRLVNATTGLGVDEGQLRRMAKRIVSATRQFNIQQGLTRDDDILPPRFFKEPLENGDVLPEENFSQMLADYYRLRGWDEQGRPVSRE
- the sucD gene encoding succinate--CoA ligase subunit alpha; this encodes MSVLVDENTKVVIQGITGKHGSHHTKLMLEYNAKVLAGVTPGKGGSEVYGVPVYDTVKEALEQHPDINASLIMVPPPGVLSAAEEAIENGIPLVVIVTEHVPVHDTLKIKWLAKEYGTIVIGPNTIGIISPGKSKVGIMPGYIYSQGNIGVISRSGTMTHEISSNLTYNGIGQSTCIGIGGDPVNGLTAVEALELFKDDDETKAIVLIGEIGGSNEELVAEYIEKTNYPKQVYAFIGGQLAPQGKRMGHAGAIVQKGKGTAASKMERLKKAGVKVAKTMDELVNMIKTDGYGNVETIQKHIS
- the sucC gene encoding ADP-forming succinate--CoA ligase subunit beta, translated to MYEIEGKAIFKSYGIPIPRGEKATTPEEAKEAAEKIGSEVVLKAQISSGGRGKAGVVKFAKTPDEAKALAEQLLGKEVKGETVKLLLVEEKINIAKELYLGITLDPELQKPVIIGCAEGGMDIEEVAEKHPEKIVKQPLEVLKPFKIHQANDFMRQLGFHGKQLVQAGKILYGLVRVYFDYDATTVEINPLVITGDNEIIAADSKLVVDDSSSYRHPDLPWERLNENLKPLEKEAKEAGFPFVLLENNGYIGIIGGGAGVGLATMDTIYHHGGIPANFLDTGGGVTRERMAKALEVVLKTPGVKGVIANLFGGINNCAIMAQGIVDVLEKHKVDIPIVVKMRGHHQEEGWKLLEKYNVPLIKYGSTDEAAELLMKLVRERSAGNVSVG
- a CDS encoding hydroxyacid dehydrogenase, which gives rise to MYKVLLADPLEEVGIKILEKECEVTKAFDIDKAGLLKVIEDYDAVLVRVNTPIDKEIIDKAKKLKVIGMPGAGLNHIDVEYAKKKNIKVYNVPGGNMDSVAELTFAHILALSRRIYAASKKVKEEGCWNKYLFMGNELSGKTIGIIGVGKIGLRVAEIARAFKMQVVAYDPYVTQDALPADIRLMTLDELFATADIITIHVPLTKETYHLISYDQIKKMKDGAYIVNMSRGGVLDEEAAYEALKNGKLAGVGCDVLEDEPPPEKPVKHIKLFDLDNFLITPHLGAWTVEAQNRVAEIIAQKMLEGLKNS
- a CDS encoding 2-oxoacid:ferredoxin oxidoreductase subunit beta; translation: MSEVVRQHPAFKYMRKQFLPHIWCPGCGNGLILAAIIRAIDELGIDIDETSFVTGIGCWGLTGNYINADWLHTTHGRALPMATGLKLMNPKLKVFALTGDGDLAAIGGNHFIHAARRNVDLITICSNNMIFGRTGGQVAPTTPEGKYASTSPYGNIERPFDLCRLAEAAGATHVERWTVMHPVPLTKAIKKAIEHKGFSFIEVLSPCPVQYGRKNKFRNPSVLYNWVKEQSVSIKKAQDMSEQELEGKFIIGEFVKKENIPDLSAQLLKLQESFENKS